Genomic DNA from Clostridium sp. BJN0013:
CCTCATTTGGTGGATTATGCCATATATATGGAAGAAGCAGCAAAAGCAAAATATATGTATCTATTAAATGAAATGAAAAAAAATAAAATAAAATTGAATTATAAAAATATATCTAAGAATGTAGATAATAATAGAAAATTATCTTAAAAAATAAGAAATTTAGACTTATTTCTTTTGTATTAATATTTTTTTACTGTTAGAATATAAATTAAGTAGTAATTATAGTTAAGTGTATAATTATACTAATAGTGGGTTATATGGGAGGAATAAGTATTATGGTTGAATATATAGGGTATTTTTTAATTGCTATAGTGGGGTTATATGTTATTGTAAAAGTATTTTCATGGCCTATAAAAATATTATTTAAACTTATTATAAATGCAGTACTTGGTGTGGTGCTTTTAATAATTGTAAACTTAATAGGAAGCTATTTTGGATTTAGTATAGGAATTAATGCCGTTACTGCACTTATTGCAGGCTTTCTTGGGATACCGGGAGTAATATTTCTTATAATATTTAAATTATTTTTTTAGAAATTTTAATGTATGAGACTTCATTTTTTTATTTTAAGGATGAAGTTTTTTTATTATCAAGTGATTCTTAGGTTCAGGTGGAGTT
This window encodes:
- a CDS encoding DUF2508 family protein — its product is MNKYNVVKYLLRKGSKYTPKQKKLLKDIEMARQELERCRIYFDAVKDPHLVDYAIYMEEAAKAKYMYLLNEMKKNKIKLNYKNISKNVDNNRKLS
- a CDS encoding pro-sigmaK processing inhibitor BofA family protein, giving the protein MVEYIGYFLIAIVGLYVIVKVFSWPIKILFKLIINAVLGVVLLIIVNLIGSYFGFSIGINAVTALIAGFLGIPGVIFLIIFKLFF